The genomic interval ATGAATAATCCGGGCTAGCCGTGGGCCGGCACCACAATCCGCCTCAGGCCCACGGCTAGCGCCTGAGGCTCACTTGGGGCCACCAGCTGCGCCGGGAGAGGTGACAGAAACTTGCGCAAACCCAAAAAGAAACAACACCAAACTTTGAGCAGTTCAGGCTAACGCCCATGCGGCTAATGGTTTTCGGCTAGACCCTTATTCATTTCCCACCATGTCAGGCTAGAAAGCCTGACCTACAAGAACCATGTCAGGCTAGAAAGCCTGACGTACAAGATGCCATGCGAATCCTGGTCCTTCAACACAGCGCGGGCGACGGACCAGCTGAGTTTGAAACCGTCGTGCGAGAACTCGGACACACGGTCCAGATCATTCGCCTGGATCTCGAACAACGGCTACCGCCCAGCGTCGACTGCGACATGCTGGCCACGTTCGGTGGCGCGTTCTCGCTTGCCATGGATCAGCAACCTGACTGGGTTGCTGCCGAGCAAGTCTTGATTCGGCAGTACATTGCCGCCGGTCGCCGTGTGATGGGCGTCTGTCTCGGTTCACAGTTGATCGCCTCCGCGTTGGGCGGCTTGGTTCGTCGAAACCGGGTCCCCGAAGTCGGCTGGCATCGCGTCGAGCAAACACCTTCGCATGCATCGCAGTTGATCCGAGATTGCTTTCCACAACAGACCACCGTGTTGCAGTGGCATCGCGACACGTTCGATATCCCGCCGGGCGCGTCACGAATCTTTCAATCCGAGGCGTGTGACAATCAAGCGTTTGCGATCGGCGATCAAGTCTTTGGGTTCCAGTTTCATCTGGAAGCCAACGAGCAAACGGTGAAAATCTTTTCCGCCGTCGCTGGCATCCACCGAAGTCTCAATGCGGCCAACGAGTCTGCGTCGAACAGGACGGAGTTGCCCAGCACGGTACACAGCATTGCGGACATTCGATTGCAAACTGCGGTCCATCTGCCCGAGCAATCCAATCTGCTCAAGCGTTTTCTCACGCAGTGGCTCGCGTAGGCGTCCGGTTCACCCGGCGAAACAGGAGAACCGGGTGCTAGCGCACTCCGGCTGATGCAATATTCGGGCTCTGCTTTCACCTCCACCGGCGCAGGAGACTGCTGATTTAGTGAGCCGCAAGGCGCTAGCCGCGGGCCTAATGGTGTTGACGGAACCCTTCGAAGCCCGTGGCTAGCGCCATCGGCTCACAGACACAATGCAACACGATTTAATCAGCAGTCTCCGCAGCTGGGGGAGGTCGGATCGAGCGAAGCAAGATCCGGGAGGGGGCCTACACGCTACAAACCGCGTCGGTGAAATTATTCCTTCACCATACACCCTCCCTCGCATTCGCCTGGACGGCTCTGCTCGACCTCCCCCAAGTTCCTTGGGAGAGGTGACACGGGGAGCCCAGGCCAGCGTCCTGCGGCTCACAAAGTCAGCAGTCGCCGATAGGGCGTAGGCCGCAGTGGCAATCAACCCTGCGGTTCATTCTGGTTAGCAGCGGCACCTACGCCTTCGGCTGCGGGTCAAACGTCGGACTACTTCACGACGCCTTCGGTCACACCTTTCCATTGATCGGTGCGGAAAGGCGTCATGGGGAGACCGGCCGTGTTTTGCACGTTCGCGATCGGGTTGTCCGCCCATGCGTAGCGAACCGCAACGGGCTGCTTGACTTGCTTGCTCCAGACCTCGATGGTGTGTTCGTCGACGATTTGTGCTTCGGCAGGAACGAATTTCTGATCGTCGCCGGCGATGGTGAATCCCACCGGTTGTTTGACATCGAACGTATCGAGATCTCCACCGGCGTCGTCAAACGTCACACGGATTCTGTCGCCGTCGACCTCCATCGACTGGTACGTCGGGCTTTGTGATTGGACGTCCACCGCGTAATCCTTTGCGAGAGCCAAACGAGATAACCGCAGGGCGACGTCTTGTTTGTTTCGCGGGTGGATGTCAGCGGCTTCGCCCAAGTCCACGATGACGGCTTGCCCTGTGTTGGGCAGTGCCAGGGTCATCGTTTGGGCTTCACGGAGTTCTGCCCAATCGCTATCGGCGGGCTCGTCGACTTCGTTCATGAAGTCTGCCAGTTGGACCCAGTAGAACGAGAAGTCTCCTTGTCCCCATTCCTCACGCCAGCTTTGGATCATCAGGGGAAACAAGTCACGGTACTGGTAGGCGCGTCCGGCGTTGCTTTCTCCTTGGTACCAGATCACGCCACGGACGGTGTAACCGATGGTGGGTTTGAGAACGCCGTTGTACAAGTTGGCGGGGCGATGTTGGCCGACCAGATCATTTCGCGGAGCGGCGGGTCGGTTTCCTTTCTTGTCGGTCTGCCACTTGGCGAGTCGCTCTCGATAGTCAGCCATCGCGGCTTCGTGATCATAGGTCTTGGCGCGTTCGTCCCAACGTTGCAGCAACTCGTCGTACTTGCCGTCCTGTTCCAAAACGTCGCGTCGAACCCAGGCTTCCGCAGCCGAACCGCCCCATGCGTTGTCGATCAATCCGATCGGCACGTCGAGGGTTTGGTGCAACTGTCGGCCAAAGAAGTAACCGACGGCGGAGAAATTCGGGACGGTCTCAGGCGTGCAGGCTTGCCACTGTCCGTTGAAATCGTCTTGCGGTTCTTGCGTGCCGACTTGCGGAACGCTGATCAAACGGATGTTGGGATATTTCGCCGTCATCTTTTCCAGATCGGCGTCGTTGGCGCTGTTGACCGGCCATGCCATGTTGCTCTGGCCTGAGCAGATCCAAACTTCGCCGATCAACACGTCGGTGAATGTTTTGGTTTGATCTCCCGAACTGATGGACAACTCGTGCGGACCGCCGGCGGGCATCGCGGGCAACGAGACTTCGAATCGACCGTCCTCGTTGGCGGTGCCTGTGACGGAGTTTTCCGCCAGTGTGACCGTGGCCTCGCTGCCGGCGTCGGTCCAGCCCCACACGCGGATGGGTTTGTCGCGTTGTAGGACCATCGAATCACTGAAGATGGAACTCGTGCGGATCTCGGCGTGAGCCAGCGAGGGCATCGCGGCGGAAAAGGCCGTGACGGCAAGGGACATGACGGTGAACTTGAACAACGTTCGAATCATTGGGGCTGCTCCAAAGGAGAGGCGGGGGGAGGAAATCGAGGCTGGGGGCAGCTATCATACACGGACGCGGGCAACGCATTGCGTTTGCCTCCGTGGCGGTACTCACCGGAATCCAAAGATGTTCCCACTTGCTCGACCCAAGATCACTTTGCTGGCTTCGTTCTGCGCAGTCACGGTCTTGGCTACGGCCACGGGACGCGTCGCGTCCGGGGCAATCATCTCGGGATTCGACCCCGCTCGTCATGAGCGTTTCTTGATGGATGGGACCGCCAATCCTGGATTCCTGGTCGACGAATCCTTGATCTCCGGCATCGCTGTGGAGCGAGCCGTGTTGATCACGCCGATGCACTACATCACGGCCGTCCATGCCGGATCGACCATGCCGACCTTCTTGGGCAGCGACGGCAACTTGCACACCTACATGAGCGCCGGAGCGGTTGCCCTGACCACGACGCTGCCCGGTGGAGTAGTCGTCGACAGTGACATCGCGTTGCACACTTTGACGGCACCGATTCCGATGGCCGACGGCGTGTCACCGATGGCAATCATCGGCGGAGACCCGAACGATTTGATCGGGCACGAATTCTATGTGTTCTCCGGCGATCAACGAGCCGGCCGAAATGTGGTCGACGTTGTGGAAGTGATAGAGTTTGATACCGGATTGCGTGACTCGGTGGCGATTGGGTATTCGTACGATACGCCGACCAATGGCGGCTCCGGCGGCTTGGGGATCGACGAAGCCGGCTTGTTGGGTGGTGACTCAGGGAACCCAGCGACCATTCTGATCGATGGGCAAATGGTCTTGATCGGTGCTCACTTTGGAACTGATGTGCCAATGGGCAGCAGCGCCAATGCCGGTGATCGGTATGACAGTTACAGCACC from Stieleria varia carries:
- a CDS encoding type 1 glutamine amidotransferase gives rise to the protein MRILVLQHSAGDGPAEFETVVRELGHTVQIIRLDLEQRLPPSVDCDMLATFGGAFSLAMDQQPDWVAAEQVLIRQYIAAGRRVMGVCLGSQLIASALGGLVRRNRVPEVGWHRVEQTPSHASQLIRDCFPQQTTVLQWHRDTFDIPPGASRIFQSEACDNQAFAIGDQVFGFQFHLEANEQTVKIFSAVAGIHRSLNAANESASNRTELPSTVHSIADIRLQTAVHLPEQSNLLKRFLTQWLA
- a CDS encoding sialate O-acetylesterase, producing MIRTLFKFTVMSLAVTAFSAAMPSLAHAEIRTSSIFSDSMVLQRDKPIRVWGWTDAGSEATVTLAENSVTGTANEDGRFEVSLPAMPAGGPHELSISSGDQTKTFTDVLIGEVWICSGQSNMAWPVNSANDADLEKMTAKYPNIRLISVPQVGTQEPQDDFNGQWQACTPETVPNFSAVGYFFGRQLHQTLDVPIGLIDNAWGGSAAEAWVRRDVLEQDGKYDELLQRWDERAKTYDHEAAMADYRERLAKWQTDKKGNRPAAPRNDLVGQHRPANLYNGVLKPTIGYTVRGVIWYQGESNAGRAYQYRDLFPLMIQSWREEWGQGDFSFYWVQLADFMNEVDEPADSDWAELREAQTMTLALPNTGQAVIVDLGEAADIHPRNKQDVALRLSRLALAKDYAVDVQSQSPTYQSMEVDGDRIRVTFDDAGGDLDTFDVKQPVGFTIAGDDQKFVPAEAQIVDEHTIEVWSKQVKQPVAVRYAWADNPIANVQNTAGLPMTPFRTDQWKGVTEGVVK